AACGCAGGTCGAAATGGCGCAGGTGCTGGGCATCAGACAACCTACTGTTGCCGGTATGGAAAAACCGGGGCGCGACCTGAAACTGTCCACGCTGAAACGTTACGTTGAGGCGACCGGCGGCAAGCTACGCCTTGATATTGAACTGCCGGATGGCTCTCACTACGGATTTGTACTGTAAACACTGACGCTCCCTGAGCCGGAGCGTCAGCCCCCTCTGTATAACGGGCTGCTGCCTGCATTGCCGACAGGCTTTGCTGCCGCGTGACCGTAAAACTGCACCAGCCTGTGATTTTAAAAACACTGCACCAGTCCAGTGCGTCACTTTAACCGCGCAGAGCGGGAAAGTGACGCACGCAGCCCTTTCGACCTGCACCAGATAACTCAACTGCGCCAGCCACTGGCTGGATTCTGACACCGCCTTT
This window of the Citrobacter freundii ATCC 8090 = MTCC 1658 = NBRC 12681 genome carries:
- a CDS encoding helix-turn-helix domain-containing protein, producing the protein MGRTLEQLIADEKPEVVAEAQAMATDILLNIHLAELREKVQKTQVEMAQVLGIRQPTVAGMEKPGRDLKLSTLKRYVEATGGKLRLDIELPDGSHYGFVL